The Triplophysa dalaica isolate WHDGS20190420 chromosome 14, ASM1584641v1, whole genome shotgun sequence DNA window TAACACTAAAGCTTGCTGATGTTGAGTGTGTTATTTTCGTGTTTTTCAGCTTTACTATCAGGTGCTGAACTTTGGAATGATTGTATCTTCAGCCTTGATGATCTGGAAAGGCTTAATGGTGGTAACTGGAAGTGAGAGCCCAATTGTGGTTGTTCTCAGGTAAGGCAACTAGTACATTGCCTGCTCTTCACTTTCAAATCAGAGGATTTTTGATGTTTATAACCTTTCGGAGAAAAGAAAGTCTATGTTGTTTGGtagaattcaaaatattaaaaccttttaaaaacgtttccaatgttatatttttagtGGAAGCATGGAACCTGCATTTTTCAGAGGAGACCTTCTCTTCCTCACAAATCGTGTTGAAGACCCAATCAGAGTGGGAGAAATTGTTGTGTTCAGGATTGAGGGAAGAGAAATTCCCATTGTACACAGAGTCCTAAAAATTCATGAGAAGTAAGTATGTGTGTAAGATCACATGTTCAGTGTACACGGGACATGTTTTTGAAGTACAAATTCACCAAGAAGAATTTTAGCAAGGTTTTACACATGCAGCAGCATCAGCAAGACAGCTACGACGAATAGTAATAAGGGCAGTTTTCGGGTAAAAAATGGGGTGTACTTTGTTTGAGAAAACAACCCTATGATCCCAGTTTAATTCATCAGAATTTTAGATTGTAAGGGTAGGAGCAGAATGTACTAAGCTATATTAGTAAGTCCAGTTGTACTCTTTTAGGATTGTCTGATCTTTACCTGATGTTTTTGTTCCGTCTAATAACCTTGATACCTTTTGATTTCAGAGAAAATGGCGATATCAAGTTCTTGACAAAAGGTGACAATAACGCTGTGGATGATAGAGGCCTTTACAAGCAGGGGCAGCATTGGCTGGAGAAGAAAGATGTAGTGGGCAGAGCAAGAGGGTAAGTTTTAGAAGAGTCTTAGAATTatctgtgat harbors:
- the sec11a gene encoding signal peptidase complex catalytic subunit SEC11A; this encodes MLSLDFLDDVRRMNKRQLYYQVLNFGMIVSSALMIWKGLMVVTGSESPIVVVLSGSMEPAFFRGDLLFLTNRVEDPIRVGEIVVFRIEGREIPIVHRVLKIHEKENGDIKFLTKGDNNAVDDRGLYKQGQHWLEKKDVVGRARGFVPYIGIVTILMNDYPKFKYAVLCLLGLFVLVHRE